GCTCTAGTCTCGAACTCCTCGAACATATTCATAGCTAGGCGCTCCATCTCTCTGATCATTTCCTCTATCTCGTCGAATATATCACTAAATCTACGCCGCCATATGAATGACATAGCTCGGCCCCCACCGGTACATAGTTAGGTATGTACTCTTGTCCTATTAATACTCTTGGACATTCAGTAGCCATACATCACCGTTTACCCGGCTACCGTGCACTGCTTTAGACTACCGCCTATAGAGCTGCATAAAAGTCCCCTTCATAGTGTCTAAACCATCTACACGGTATTGCACGTGGGGCGTCGCTAATGCGCGCTAAGTACGATGTAGTTATAGCTGGCCTAGGTCCTGCTGGGAGTGTCGCCCTCTGGCATCTGGCGAAGAAGGGGTTTAGCGTAGCAGGCTTCGATATGAGGAAGCCAGAAGACGTATGGGGCAAGCCGTGCGGGGACGCTCTGGGCGCGCATCATCCGCGGGAGGCCGGGCTACCGGATCCGCCGAGCTATGTAGTGAAGAACAGAGTCACTGCTATAGACATATATTCGCCCGGCGAGACGACGAGGTATCGGGTATACGGCGAAGGTTACATCATTGACAGAGCCCGTTTCGGCAAGTGGATCATCGACGAAGCCTCTTCTAGCGGCGCAGAGGCCTACTTTGGCGCAAGAGTCGTTGCCCCGATAATCAAGGACGGGAAAGTAGCCGGCGTACGGGTACAGCTTGGTGATCAGGTGAAAGAGGTCTACGCGGACGTAGTGATAGAAGCTACGGGGTTCTCACGGGCTATAAGAGCCCGGCTGCCCCGCGATTGGCCCATCTACGAGGACATACACCCCAGGGACATGAACATAGCCTACAGGGAGATCATAGAGTACGAAGACTACGAGGTCGAAGAGCCAAGCATCATAAGGATTTACCTAGACCAGACGGTTGCTCCAGGCGGGTACTGGTGGTACTTCCCAGAGTCGCGTCATAGCGTGAATGTCGGCCTAGGCGTACAGGGTGGCATGGGGCATCCAAACCCTATGACGTTGTACCGCGAGAAGCTGTTAAAGCATCCACTCATGCAGCATCCGTACCGCGTGGTAAAGGCTGCTGGTGCACCGCTGCCTACACGTCGTCCATCGAACACGCTCGTGGGGCCAGGTATATTGATTATTGGTGACGCGGGGTATACTGTAAACCCGGTACATGGAGGGGGCATGGGCTACGCATTTAGAGCGGCATACTATGCTGCACTAGCTGTAGAGGAAGCATACAACCGCAACGACTTCAGCGAACAGGGGCTATGGGGGCTAAACACGCGCTACATGAGAGATATAGGTGGCAAGCAAGCAGCGCTTGACGTGTTTAGAAGGTTCCTGCAGAGGCTTAGTAATGATGAGATAAGGTTTGGGATGGAGAAGCGCCTAATACCTGAGCAAGACGTGTACTATACAAGCAGCAGGGGCGATCTAAATATATCAGTAGTAGAAAAGGCTATGATAGTTCTGCGCGGGCTACAGAGGCCTAGCCTGCTAGCTAAGCTAAAGCTGGTAGCAGACTATATGAAGCGTATAAAGCAGCTATATATGGAGTATCCGGAGGAGCCTGCCAGGCTAAGAGAGTGGATTAGAAGCGTGGATGCACTGATAAGCGAGTTCGAAGCGAAAATAGAGAAGTAGAACACTCTGTCTACTCCGACCACTATTCTGGGACTCTTATTCTAGCCATAGCTTTTCCACCAAACATACCATGTTGCGGGTGCTGCTTATGTCTCTCCAATGGGATCCCAAGTGGGAAGAGGTAGTAATAGACGTGGAGGGTATACGCGTAAAGGCTCTCCAAGACCGTATCACAAAACTAATAGCGTGCCCGATATGCGGCGTCGGTGATAGAGCTTCATACTTCTTTAGCCCCCGTGATCTCATAAACCATCTCTTTGCACATACTTCAAGAGCCCAAAGGATCCAAGTCGTTGCGCCCACAACAGAACCCGAGGAGGAAGAGGAAGAGGAGTGACAATGTTTGTTCTCGACGTCTTTTCCTCCCCCACATTGGATATCATTAATGGTCGTCTATGCAGGGGCGGGCCCGCTTATTATGCCAGGCTGGCACTTTATGCTGTTGGTGCCTCGGACGCTAGAGTTAGGCTGCCGTACGATACGTGTATAGACGTAGAGTGGTATCTTAGGACAGAATGGTGCTTGGAGGCCGACACGTTAGCTGCTATTCCGGAGTGCGCTACAGTATTCATGCTGGAGGAGAGAGATGCAGGCCGCCGGTTGAAGCCACTCAGCCTCCATAAGATAGGGCGTGAGCATCCAAAAGGCACCGCGGCACTCATATCACCTGTTCTCGCCGAACTCGACATTGATAATGCTGTTAGGCTGCTAAGCCATTACAGCCTAGCCGTTTTGGATGTTCAAGGATTTAGCCGTCTCTACTATGGTGGAGAAGTCGCAGTGTTTAGCGAGAACGTCCTAGCTCTTGTAGAGCGGGTTGGGGTAGCCGACAATTTCATAGCTATTAAAGCCAGTTTGGAGGATATACCGGATTTCATAGCCCTGGATAGGTTGCTTAGATACAGCTCTAGCTTAGGACATACCGCTATAATGGTTACTGCTGGGCCTAGAGGCGCACTTATACTGTATAGCGACTATAGCTTCGTCATTAGGCCTCGGAGCGTGGATAGGGTTCCTACTGGCGCTGGGGACATGTTCTCGACACTAGTTCTCTATGGTGTTTGGAGAGGATATGGATTAGAACGCTCCACGCTGGGGGCCGCCGCAGCTGTGTCGTGTATACTGGAGAGGAGGGACGAGATAGCCTATGGAGGATACGGACTATGCAGAGACAGTTTTGAAGAAAGGTTCCACGCCAGTATATACCGGTTACCAGGCAGATGCTACAGCATTGACTGTGTCATCTCCGCTCTTGAGTATGGGTAGCCCGGAAGACCTATCACTATTGTATCCAAGAAGCGAGAGCGCTACATCAACTATTTCTTCCACCTTTAGGACGCGGCCCTCTGCTATCTCCCTACCATTTATAACCAGCACGGGTATACTGTACGGGGTAAACACACCTACATGGGATACATCCCAGTATACCGTGTTTGGTACCACGAGGGCTTCAATACCGTACTCTTCTCTTAGAATCTTGGCCGCCTTGCGTGCATTTTCTATAAGCTCTTCTGTGGCTGCGTCAAAAGCCCCGTATATCACTATCTCTATGTCTGCTGTGAATACAGCCTCCATCTCGAGTGGTATACCGGCTTCGTGGGCTGCTACGGCTACCCCGACGTCTGCTGCGGCAGACACGGAGAGACCCCGGCGCAACTATTCCAACCCCTGTGGGCCACTTAAGCCGCTACAGCCTGGTAACCCGGGCCCCACCCTACCATAGAGTATAGGCTGCTAACGGGACAGGATACGGCAGAAGGCATCATTCTAATCCGGTAGTACACTTTACGTGGAGTAACACCGAATAGAGTGTAGCGAGAAACAACTACTGGGGGTGTACATGCCTATGAGAATGACACCGCGTTCAAGCAGGGACTATATTGATGAGAGGCTGATGCTGGCAGCTGAGCGGGCAGCAGAGATACTTGTAGAACACATGAACGAGTGGAAGGATACTATAGATGCCTACTGGCTTCTACGCCGCTACGAGGACGAGGTTGGAGTACCGGTTACCTACGACATCGTAGAGCAGGCCGTGGAGAAGGCTCGCCGGGTGCTAGAGGCTACGGGGCAGAGTATCTCGCACGTCAAGGTCTGAGGCCTTCCCATAGAACATGCTGTGGAGGGGGCTCTATTTACCCCCTAGACGTTGTGTGGTGGACTAACTGGTGCCAGCCAGTCTTGCAAGACTATTGGGATGACAAGCTTAGTCTCCTACCAGATGAGCTTAGGGAGATACTAAGCATTACTAAGCAGCACAACCGCTGGAGGAAGTACGAGACTATAAACCTAATCGCAAGCGAGAATACCATGAGCCCTCTAGCTACTTCTGCGTACCTATCCGACATGATGCACCGTTATGCCGAGGGTAAGCCGTTCAAGCGCTACTACCAGGGTACACGGTATGTTGACGAGATTGAAGTAAGAGTAATGAAGCTCATGGGCGAGCTCCTCCGAGCCGACTATGTGGACCCAAGGCCAGTAAGCGGCACGACCGCCAATGCATCAGTCTTCCGGGTCCTCGGCAAGTGCGGCTCCAAGGCAGTCATAGCCCCCGTTCAGGCTGGCGCACACGTAAGCCATACAAAGTTTGGCACACTCGGCGCGCTGTGTATAGAGCACATAGAGATGCCATACGACCACGAGCAAATGAACATCGACGTTGACCGCGCCATTAAGCTGATAGAAGAGGTGAAGCCAAGCTTCGTCGTACTCGGCGCCAGTGTATACCTATTCCCGCACCCCGTAAAAGAGATAGCTGACGCGGCCCATAGTGTTGGTGCAAAGCTTGTATATGACGCAGCTCACGTGCTAGGACTCATAGCCGGTAAAAGGTGGCGTAACCCCCTGGACCACGGTGCAGACATACTAACCGCGTCAACACACAAAACGTTTCCCGGGCCCCAGGGCGGCGTAATAGCTACGCGCGATGAAGGCCTCTACAAGCCCATATCGCGTGCCGTGTTCCCGTACTTCGTCAGCAACCATCATCTACACCGCCTTCCTGCTCTAGCAGTAACCGCTGTCGAGATGAAATACTTCGGAGAGGCCTATGCAGACCAGATAATCCGTAACGCCAAGGCGCTAGCAGAAGCGCTAGCTGCTGAGGGCTTCAAGGTGCTCGGAGAGCATTTGGGCTATACTAAGAGTCACCAGGTCGTACTCGACGTCCGCCCTCAGGGCGGCGGTGCAAAGGCAGCAAAGCTGCTCGAGGAGGCTAATATAATAGTCAATAAGAATCTATTGCCCTACGACCCGCCAGACGCTATAAAGGATCCTAGTGGCCTAAGGCTAGGCGTGCAGGAGATGACGAGGTACGGCATGAAGGAGGACAATATGAAGGACATAGCAAGGTTCATGAGGAGGGTGCTAATTGATGGAGAGGACCCCAAGAAGGTTGCAGAGGAGGTCAAAGCGTATAGAAAGGAGTATACCAAGGTACATTACTGCTTCGATGTAGACACAATAGAGGATGGCAAGCTATACCTGCTCTACTAGCCACACATTCCAGCATACCTTTACTCTTTTATAGCTGTCACTGCACCGGCTTAGTCACTGATCCTCCATCAGCCGATAGAATATAGCTCACTCCTCCGGACGGCTATCCAGGCATTGTAATGCTTACTAATGCTTGCACAAGCTGTCCTTCTATACGCCTACCCTAGTGATGCCCTATAATCGTCTAGGTAGGATTGCGGGAGGCAAGTCCCCGGACCTTCATCCACGCCCCGTGCCGCGGGGCTGTCTGGGGGGCGGCGCGCGTGTTGTATACCACCTCTCCTACAGGGGTTTTAGGGTAGCGTCCAGTGTACCGGCCCCATGCATGGATAGTGAATATAGGAAACGAGCTGCTCATCGGGAGAATAGCTAACACCAATGCTGCCGTAATAGCTCGAGAGCTCACGCTCATGGGCGTTATTGTAAAGCGTATAGTGGTTGTTGGGGACTATCTCGACGATATAGCCACAACTGTACGGGAGGCTGTAGGCTCTGCCGACATAGTTGTGACGACGGGAGGCCTCGGGCCCACGGACGACGACATTACTATGGAGGCAGTAGCAGCAGCCATAAACACGCCACTGGTCCTGAACAAAGCTGCACTGGAAATGATTGAAGCCTTCTACCGTAAGAGGGGCCTCCAGCTAACTAGAGAGCGTTTGAAAATGGCCTATCTCCCTCTGGGTGCAGAGCCTATACCTAACCCAGTAGGGGCTGCACCAGGCGCCTACATCAACTATTCGGGATCCCACATAGTGGTTCTGCCCGGCGTCCCTAGCGAGATGGAGGCTATGCTAAAGATAGCTCTCAATAGGCTAGCCCACATCCTCCCAGAGCTGTGCGTAGCTGAGGAAGGCATAACTATTGAGGGTATCCCCGAGTCGTCGCTAGCACCGTTGCTTAGAAGAGCCTCCAAGCTGTGCAGCGATTGCTACATTAAGAGCCACCCAAAGGGACACGAGGTGGAAAACCCCATTATCGACGTGAAGGTTACGGCTTCTGCACCAGATTGCGATACTGCCAGGTCTAAGGCACTCGCCGTCCTAGACTATCTAAAGAAGCTTATACAGGGTGAAAACAGTGCCTAGACCCAGCTCACCACTTGCAAGAGGTATGGCTGTCTTCAACGCCGTACTTGTACCGATAGCTGCCTGCTCACTTTACATGGTTTATCTCGGCGCTACAAGAGACAGCAGTCTTCTACTAGCCACGGGCACACTGCTCACCATCATATCACCGTTCCTCGCATACACCATTGCTAGGAGGATTCTAGCTAAGCTGTCTAGCGTGTAGACCAGCTAGGCTACCCACTGGGCGCTAAGAATATACACACTCTACTGCTAGAGCCATTAGTGAACTGGATGCTGGAGGGCTAGATAGCCTTGACTAGTACACAGACTGGGAGCGGCACGGACGTCGAGAAGCTGAAGGCGAAGATAATAGACGCCCTTAGGACTGTATATGATCCGGAGATTCCCGTAAACGTGTACGATCTCGGCCTGGTATATGACATAGATATTAAGGATGGAAAGGTCAAAATAAGGCTAGGTCTGACGGCACCAGGGTGCCCTATAGCCAGCCAGATAGCCTTGATGGCTGAGGAGGCTATTCGCCAGAACGTTCCTGAGATAAAGGATGTTGAGGTAGAACTAGATCTGAAGACACCCTGGGATCCGCGGCGCGTAACACCGGAGGGCCGTAGGCTTCTCCAGGAACTGTTCGGCTACGATGTTGTCGAAGAATGGATAAAAAGGTATGAGCAGCTCCAGGGCTAGAAGCTAACTTAAACAGACACTAGTTGACACAACTGCCGTCTCTAGGGCTGCCAGCCCTTAGCTCGCCAGCCTTGGGTTTATCACCCGCCTGGCATGGTTCCTCGTTCCCGGAGGCCGGGTGTGACCTACCTTTGTAGAAGGCTGGCAGCCGACGCTCTTTCAGCGTATGAGGAGGGGACCACCACAGCTGACCCGGCCTATTTCCACGGTATAGCTGTTCTTTGTTCCGCCATCAGAGCGCTGT
The window above is part of the Pyrodictium abyssi genome. Proteins encoded here:
- a CDS encoding metal-sulfur cluster assembly factor; translated protein: MTSTQTGSGTDVEKLKAKIIDALRTVYDPEIPVNVYDLGLVYDIDIKDGKVKIRLGLTAPGCPIASQIALMAEEAIRQNVPEIKDVEVELDLKTPWDPRRVTPEGRRLLQELFGYDVVEEWIKRYEQLQG
- a CDS encoding nicotinamide mononucleotide deamidase-related protein; this translates as MYRPHAWIVNIGNELLIGRIANTNAAVIARELTLMGVIVKRIVVVGDYLDDIATTVREAVGSADIVVTTGGLGPTDDDITMEAVAAAINTPLVLNKAALEMIEAFYRKRGLQLTRERLKMAYLPLGAEPIPNPVGAAPGAYINYSGSHIVVLPGVPSEMEAMLKIALNRLAHILPELCVAEEGITIEGIPESSLAPLLRRASKLCSDCYIKSHPKGHEVENPIIDVKVTASAPDCDTARSKALAVLDYLKKLIQGENSA
- a CDS encoding digeranylgeranylglycerophospholipid reductase, yielding MRAKYDVVIAGLGPAGSVALWHLAKKGFSVAGFDMRKPEDVWGKPCGDALGAHHPREAGLPDPPSYVVKNRVTAIDIYSPGETTRYRVYGEGYIIDRARFGKWIIDEASSSGAEAYFGARVVAPIIKDGKVAGVRVQLGDQVKEVYADVVIEATGFSRAIRARLPRDWPIYEDIHPRDMNIAYREIIEYEDYEVEEPSIIRIYLDQTVAPGGYWWYFPESRHSVNVGLGVQGGMGHPNPMTLYREKLLKHPLMQHPYRVVKAAGAPLPTRRPSNTLVGPGILIIGDAGYTVNPVHGGGMGYAFRAAYYAALAVEEAYNRNDFSEQGLWGLNTRYMRDIGGKQAALDVFRRFLQRLSNDEIRFGMEKRLIPEQDVYYTSSRGDLNISVVEKAMIVLRGLQRPSLLAKLKLVADYMKRIKQLYMEYPEEPARLREWIRSVDALISEFEAKIEK
- the glyA gene encoding serine hydroxymethyltransferase, whose protein sequence is MQDYWDDKLSLLPDELREILSITKQHNRWRKYETINLIASENTMSPLATSAYLSDMMHRYAEGKPFKRYYQGTRYVDEIEVRVMKLMGELLRADYVDPRPVSGTTANASVFRVLGKCGSKAVIAPVQAGAHVSHTKFGTLGALCIEHIEMPYDHEQMNIDVDRAIKLIEEVKPSFVVLGASVYLFPHPVKEIADAAHSVGAKLVYDAAHVLGLIAGKRWRNPLDHGADILTASTHKTFPGPQGGVIATRDEGLYKPISRAVFPYFVSNHHLHRLPALAVTAVEMKYFGEAYADQIIRNAKALAEALAAEGFKVLGEHLGYTKSHQVVLDVRPQGGGAKAAKLLEEANIIVNKNLLPYDPPDAIKDPSGLRLGVQEMTRYGMKEDNMKDIARFMRRVLIDGEDPKKVAEEVKAYRKEYTKVHYCFDVDTIEDGKLYLLY